A section of the Citrus sinensis cultivar Valencia sweet orange chromosome 8, DVS_A1.0, whole genome shotgun sequence genome encodes:
- the LOC102606772 gene encoding probable 3-beta-hydroxysteroid-Delta(8),Delta(7)-isomerase: MSHPYVPRDLNLVDYAPNLLSQSTILAAYGLASLFVVSLIRVISGKVPKISKTDRWLMCWWAFTGLTHIILEGYFAFSPEFYKDKSGFYLAEVWKEYSKGDSRYAARDAGVVAVEGITAVLEGPASLLSVYAIATGKSYSYILQFAISLGQLYGTAVYFMTSYLEGDNFAASPYYYNLYYIGANASWVVIPSLIAIRCWKKICAAPQLQGQKKNKVR; the protein is encoded by the exons ATGAGCCATCCGTATGTGCCCAGAGATCTGAATCTGGTGGATTACGCGCCCAACTTGCTCTCGCAGTCCACTATACTTGCTGCTTATGGACTTGCCTCTTTGTTCGTCGTCTCCCTTATCAGGGTAATCTCTG GGAAGGTACCCAAGATATCAAAGACGGACAGATGGCTCATGTGCTGGTGGGCTTTCACTGGCCTTACTCACATCATTCTAGAGGGTTATTTTGCTTTCTCTCCAGAATTTTACAAGGACAAGTCTGGTTTTTACTTGGCTGAAGTTT GGAAGGAATATAGCAAAGGTGATTCACGATATGCAGCAAGAGATGCAGGAGTTGTTGCTGTTGAAGGAATTACTGCAGTTTTGGAGGGCCCTGCTAGTCTTCTTTCGGT GTATGCTATAGCTACAGGAAAATCGTACAGCTATATTCTTCAGTTTGCAATTTCCCTTGGGCAGCTTTATGGCACTGCTGTATATTTTATGACTTCTTACTTGGAAGGCGATAACTTTGCTGCTAGTCCATATTACTACAATCTGTACTACATTGGAGCAAATGCCTCCTGGGTTGTGATACCCTCACTGATAGCTATCCGGTGTTGGAAGAAAATTTGTGCAGCACCCCAGCTGCAAGGgcagaagaagaataaagttCGCTGA